A genome region from Bombilactobacillus bombi includes the following:
- the asnS gene encoding asparagine--tRNA ligase codes for MQQINIIDAPKHVDEEVKIGVWLTDKRSSGKIAFLQLRDGTAYFQGVVVKSNVSEEVFEIAKKLRQETSFYVTGIIHQDKRSHFGYEIEVSNLEVVGESEDFPITPKEHGIEFLLDNRHLWLRSRRPFAIMRIRDELIRATYTFFHQEGFIKFDAPLLTGTAPEGTTELFATDYFDTEAYLSQSGQLYEEVGAMAFDKVYSFGPTFRAEKSKTRRHLTEFWMIEPEMAFMHQEESLQIQERYIAFLVQSVLDNCQYELKLLDRDPEVLARYTKTPYPRISYDEAIKLCQEGGIDIQWGDDFGAPEETYISDQFEQPVFVLNYPKAIKPFYMKSHPTRDDLYICADMLAPEGYGEIIGGSEREADYDKLKAEMVKKGLDLEAYDWYLDLRKYGSVPHAGFGLGLERAITWICHLDHLREAIPFPRMINRLRP; via the coding sequence ATGCAGCAAATTAATATTATTGATGCCCCAAAGCATGTTGATGAAGAAGTGAAGATTGGCGTTTGGCTCACTGACAAACGTTCTTCTGGGAAAATTGCTTTCTTACAATTACGTGATGGTACTGCCTATTTTCAAGGTGTTGTCGTCAAAAGCAATGTCAGTGAAGAAGTTTTTGAAATAGCTAAAAAATTACGCCAAGAAACAAGTTTTTATGTAACCGGCATTATCCATCAAGATAAACGGTCTCATTTCGGCTATGAAATTGAGGTTTCTAATTTAGAAGTTGTTGGTGAAAGTGAAGATTTTCCAATCACTCCTAAAGAGCATGGGATTGAATTTTTATTAGATAATCGGCATCTATGGTTACGTTCACGGCGTCCTTTTGCTATTATGAGAATTCGTGATGAATTAATTCGTGCTACTTACACTTTCTTTCATCAAGAAGGCTTCATAAAATTTGATGCTCCATTATTGACAGGTACTGCCCCAGAAGGAACGACTGAATTATTTGCCACTGACTACTTTGATACTGAAGCTTATTTGTCTCAAAGTGGTCAGCTATATGAAGAAGTGGGGGCAATGGCCTTTGATAAAGTGTACTCTTTTGGACCAACGTTCCGTGCAGAAAAATCTAAAACACGCCGTCATTTGACTGAATTTTGGATGATTGAACCTGAAATGGCATTTATGCATCAAGAAGAAAGTTTACAGATTCAAGAACGTTATATTGCTTTCTTAGTACAGTCTGTCTTGGATAATTGCCAATACGAATTAAAGCTTTTAGATCGTGATCCAGAAGTTTTGGCTCGTTATACTAAAACCCCATATCCACGGATTTCTTATGATGAAGCTATCAAGCTTTGTCAAGAGGGGGGAATTGATATTCAATGGGGTGATGATTTTGGTGCACCCGAAGAGACATATATTTCCGATCAATTTGAACAACCAGTTTTTGTTTTGAATTATCCTAAGGCTATTAAACCTTTCTATATGAAGTCTCATCCTACTAGAGATGATTTATATATTTGTGCTGATATGCTGGCTCCTGAAGGCTACGGTGAAATCATTGGTGGTTCTGAAAGAGAAGCAGATTATGATAAGTTAAAAGCTGAAATGGTTAAAAAGGGCTTAGATTTAGAAGCTTATGATTGGTACTTAGATTTACGTAAGTACGGTTCTGTACCACATGCTGGTTTTGGCTTAGGGTTAGAACGGGCCATTACTTGGATTTGTCATTTGGATCATTTACGTGAAGCTATTCCGTTCCCAAGAATGATTAATCGATTACGCCCTTAA
- a CDS encoding DnaD domain-containing protein, translating into MVNWKSVVNAGSTSINNLLIQHFQDLKLTSEEFVLFVNLKMFQELGVKFPSTAQLTHNTGFSAAQIYQLTQSLIDKKLIKIQSQTSENHKFQDYYDLSPVYEALQNLQESSKPAQKDDAAQTIFQKIEVEFGRPLSPIERQTIQEWLTQDNYSPEIINLALKEAVLNQVYSLKYIDRILINWEKQHITTAAQLQNNKSHYGGN; encoded by the coding sequence ATGGTTAATTGGAAAAGTGTCGTCAATGCCGGTAGTACTAGTATTAATAACTTATTAATCCAACATTTTCAAGATTTAAAATTAACGAGTGAAGAATTTGTCTTATTTGTCAATTTAAAGATGTTTCAAGAATTGGGTGTCAAATTTCCTTCAACTGCTCAATTGACTCACAATACTGGTTTTTCGGCTGCTCAAATTTATCAATTAACACAAAGTTTAATTGATAAAAAATTAATCAAAATTCAATCCCAAACTAGTGAAAATCATAAATTTCAAGATTACTACGACTTATCACCGGTTTATGAAGCTTTGCAAAATTTGCAGGAATCTTCAAAACCTGCCCAAAAAGATGATGCCGCGCAGACTATTTTTCAAAAAATTGAAGTGGAATTTGGTCGACCATTGTCACCCATTGAACGACAAACGATTCAAGAATGGTTAACCCAAGACAATTACAGCCCTGAAATTATTAATTTAGCTTTAAAAGAGGCAGTTTTAAATCAAGTTTATTCTTTAAAATATATAGATCGTATTTTGATTAATTGGGAAAAACAACACATCACCACCGCAGCTCAACTCCAAAATAATAAGTCACATTATGGAGGTAATTAA
- a CDS encoding endonuclease III domain-containing protein, with the protein MLSAPQINQAFQIILKEFPNAGPSLQAQSNFQYLIAVLLSAQTTDKSVNQVTPKLFQQFPTPQAMATATISEIEPLIKSIGLYHNKARYLVACAQNLCRHFNGEVPSVKSQLVTLPGVGTKTANVVLADCFGIPAFAVDTHVSAISKRLHFVSSTATVNQIERRITSALPDNLWIRGHHALIELGRKYNFHNEKQIQDLLIVQICDQWELSNQK; encoded by the coding sequence TTGTTATCTGCCCCTCAAATTAATCAAGCCTTTCAAATTATTTTAAAAGAATTTCCCAACGCGGGTCCTAGTTTACAAGCTCAAAGTAATTTTCAATATTTAATTGCAGTCTTACTAAGTGCGCAAACAACAGATAAGTCAGTTAATCAGGTGACTCCAAAATTATTCCAGCAATTTCCTACTCCACAAGCAATGGCAACAGCTACAATATCTGAAATCGAGCCATTAATTAAATCTATTGGTTTGTATCATAATAAAGCACGTTATTTAGTTGCCTGTGCTCAAAATTTATGTCGCCATTTTAATGGCGAAGTACCCTCAGTTAAATCGCAATTGGTTACCTTGCCGGGGGTCGGAACTAAAACTGCCAATGTTGTCTTAGCAGATTGCTTCGGTATTCCTGCATTTGCTGTTGATACTCATGTTAGTGCAATTTCTAAGAGGCTCCATTTTGTATCTTCTACAGCAACAGTCAATCAAATCGAGCGTCGTATTACTAGTGCTTTGCCAGATAATCTGTGGATTAGGGGACATCATGCTTTAATTGAATTGGGAAGAAAATATAACTTTCATAATGAAAAACAAATCCAAGATTTGCTTATTGTGCAAATCTGTGATCAATGGGAATTGAGTAATCAAAAATAA